The nucleotide sequence TTTTGCAGGTGGGGCGGGTGTTCGGGGGTGTACGGGTGGAGCTGGACCCGGAGCTGGGGGTGGTGTATGTTGAGGTATAGTCCCCGACCTCAGGGGATGGCCCGTGGTTAGCTTTTGTGTTTTGAAGTCCCCACTTAGGTGGGGGTGTTTTGTTTTAGCGGGGCGGGGTGCGCAAAGCTAACCACTTGACAAAACTGTCGAGGCGATTTACCCTCGGAACCAGGAGGGAAGCAAGGTATGCAGTGGATCACCAAGCAAGAAATCGCATGGGAAAGCGTAGAAGCTGCCCTTGAGGTTTATAAGCGGGTACTGCAAGTGAAGCTGGAGGAAGCGTACCAAGAAGCCGAAGAGGCCTTTTACCACCAGCTTCATCAGGCTGAGCGGGACCGTTTATGTCTTGCCCGTTATGGTGACCTGGACCAATGCGACAACGGATGACGCTTTGCCTCCCTAGCCTGAGTAAAGGAGGTGTTCCTTGGCTAAGTTCAGCCTGTTGGAACAGCCATGGATCCCGGTGCTGCAAGAGAGCCGGGTGCGGGAGGTGGGGCTTGCGGAGGCTCTTCTCGAAGCCCACACTATAGCGCGCATTGAAACACCCTCACCTCTGGAGGAGGTCGCTCTCCACCGCCTCCTTCTGGCGGTGCTCTACCGGGCCCTACCCCTGGTAAGGGGTGGTTGTGATGCCTTGGAACTCCTGGAACAAGGCGGGTTTGACCGCAACGCTCTCCAGATATACCTGTGCCGCTTCTGCGACCGCTTCTACCTCTTCCACGATACTGCCCCCTTCCTGCAAATCCCCGACCTGCCCGACAAAGACCCCCTGCCCTGGGCCAAGCTCCTGCCGGAGCTGGCCAGCGGCAACAACCCCACCCTCTTCGACCACACCACCGAGGAGAACGTGCCCCTCGCCTCCTATGCCCAGGCGGCCCGGGCCCTCCTGGTGCACCAAGCCTACGCCCCTGGCGGGCTCCTCAAGCGGCTTGGGGTCACCTCGGCCAAGGACGCTCCCCTGGCCAGGCCCGCGGCTTTTTTGGCCGTGGGGGAGAACCTCTTCCAGACCCTGGTCCTAAACCTGGTGCCCCAGAAGGACCCTGGGGTGCCCGTGTGGGAGCTGCCGCCCCTCCGCACCCAAGACGTACAGGGCCACGCCACCCGCTGGCCCTTGCAGGGCGCCGCCCGGGTCTACGCCTGGCCCAGCCGGGGGGTACTCCTCCTGGACGAGGGATGCGGGGTACGGAAGGTGGCCTATGGTCCCGGGGTGGAGCCCCTGGAGGTGGGCTTCCGCGACCCCATGGTGGCCTACCGCCTGGGGGACAAGGGCCAGGTGCTCCCCTTACGCCTCAGCGTGGAAAAGAGCTTCTGGCGGGATTTTTCCGCCATGCTCCCCGCCGCTGGGGGGAGCTTTCCCGCCACCCTGGCCCACGCCGTTCGGGTGGCGGAGGAGATGGGCTTGAGGCTGGAGCTTCGGGTGCTGGGCCAGGTGTCCGACCAGGCTAAGGTGCTGGATGTGCGCCGGGAGGTCTACCCCCTGCCCCAAGGTTTCCTCTCCCCGGAGGCGGAGGAGCTTTTGCAGAAGGCCCTCGAGCTTGCGGAAAGGGTTGGGAACGCCCTGTATGGGGTAGCCCGGGAGGTGGCCAAGGGGGTTCTGGGCGACAAGGACCAGGAAGAGCTCCGCCGCTTCCAGGACTCCTTGCCCCTCCTCCCCCTCTACTGGGCCGCTTTGGACGGGCGCTTCCCCCGGTTTCTGGAGGGCTTAGCCCAACCGGACGCCATGGACCGGTGGCGGGGGGAGGTGAGGCAGGCGGCCCTTAGGGCCTGGGAGGAAACCCGGGCCTTCGTGGGTACGGAAGGACGGCACCTGAAGGGTCTGGCGGTGGGGGAGAGGGCCATGGGTCTAGCCCTGACCCACGCCCAGGCCAGGGAGGGGAGGCCATGAGCAAGGCTTTTGTGGATTGGTTGGAGAAGCTCAAGGAAAGCCAGAGCTGGACCGCGGCCCGGGCCACTTTAAGGCGGAGCCTGGCCTTTGCGCCGGGGGCTTATCCGCCCGCCTTCCCCTACGTGGAGGCCTTCGTGCGGGAGGAAGGTTGGCAACGGGAGGCCCACTACCTGGTGGCCGCCCTCTACGCCCTGAAGGACGGGGCCCACCAGGAGGGGCGCACCCTGGCCCGGGCCCTGAAGGAGGCGGAGCGCGCCCGGGACTCTAAGAGCGTGGAGAGGCGCTTCCTGGCCCTTTTGGATGCAGACCGGGACCAGATCGCCTTCCGTCTGCGCCAAGCGGTGGGCCTGGTGGAAGGCGGTTTGGACTTCGCCCAACTGCTGGAGGACCTCCTCCGGTGGTTCGACCCGAGGAGGCGGGTCCAGGCCCGCTGGGCCCGGGAGTACTACGGCGTTCGGGAAGAGCAGACACAAGAAGGGATAGAGGAGGTGAAGGCATGAAGCTTCTGGAAGTGCACGTGATCCAGACGGTGGCCCCCAGCAACCTGAACCGGGACGACACGGGAAGCCCCAAGGACGCCCTCTTCGGCGGCTTCCGCCGGGCCCGCATTTCCAGCCAGGCGCAGAAGCGGGCGGTGCGGGTGGCCTTTAAGGAGTGGTCTCTCCTTTCGCAGGCGGAGGTGGCGGTGCGCACCAAGCGCCTCCTGGAAGCCCTGCTGGAGCGGCTAAGGGATGTGCCGGAGGACAAGGCCAAGCTGGCGGCGGAAAACGCCCTGAATGCCTTAGGGTTCGGGGTCAAGGGGGGGAGGACGGAATATCTGCTCTTCCTGGGTGCGGGGGAGCTGGACCGGTTGGCGGGGCTCATTCGGAATAACCTGGAAACCCTCACCGCCCAGGAGGCCAAGGGCAAGAAGAAGGCCGAGGTGGATGGGGAGCTCAAGAAGGCTTTGGAAAAGGTGCTGGACGGGGGCAAGGCGGTGGACCTGGCCCTCTTCGGCCGGATGCTGGCGGACCGCCCCGAGTTTGGGGTGGACGCCGCCTGCCAGGTGGCCCATGCCCTTTCCACCCACAAGGTGGACCGGGAGTTTGACTTCTACACAGCCGTGGACGATCTGAACCCCAAGGAGGAGACGGGGGCGGGAATGATGGGGGACGTGGAGTTTTACTCCGCCACCATGTACCGCTATGCGGTGGTGAACCTGGACAAGCTCCTGGAAAACCTGCAGGGGGATCAGGAGCTTGCCCGGAAAGGGGCCCTGGCTTTCCTGGAAGCCTTTGCCCTCACCCTGCCCTCGGGCAAGCAGAACAGCTTCGCCGCCCACAACCCGCCCCTTTTCCTGGCCTTCCGCGCCGGGGTGGGGATGCCCCGCAACCTGGCCACCGCCTTTGAGAGGCCCATCTGGCCCAAAGAGGGCAAGGCCCTCTCCGACCTCTCCGTGGAGGCCCTGGCCCGGGAGTGGGCCAAGTTTGACCGGGCTTACGGCCCCCTCTCCCCGGAGTGGAAGGGTGCCCTGAACCTCACCGAAGGGGAGGCGGAAGGCCTTCCCCCGGCGCAAAGCCTTCCGGAGTTGAGGGGAAAGGTGGAGGAGGCCCTTAGGGCCCTCTTGGAGGGCTAGCATGGCCACCCTTCTCCTGCGGCTCCAAGGCCCCATGCAGTCCTGGGGTACAAGGAGCCGCTTCGACCACCGGGACACCTGGCCCTACCCCACCAAAAGCGGCGTCCTGGGCCTCCTGGCCGCCGCCTTGGGCCGGGACCGGGAGGAGGACATCTCCGACCTGGCCGCCCTGCGGATGGGGGTGCGGGTGGACCGGAGGGGGGTGTTGCGGGTGGACTACCAGACGGCCCAGGAGGTCCTGCGGGCCGACCTTAAAGGGCGGGGGAATGTGCAGAGTTGGCGCTACTACCTTGCCGATGCCGCCTTTTTGGTGGGCCTCGAGGGGCCCTTCTCCCTCTTGCAGGAGGCCCACCGGGCCCTGGAGAACCCTCGCTATGTCCTCTACCTGGGCAGGAAGGGCTACGTGCCAAGCCCCCCGCCCTACCTGGAGGACGGCTTGCGGGAAGAACCCCTGGAGGAGGCCCTTAAGGCCTACCCCTTCCTCGGGAAGGGCAAGGAAGGGAAGGATCCCAGGCCCGAAGAGGGCTTCCTCCTGGTTCTGGAGGCGGAGGAGGGGCGCCTGGTCTACGACCAGCCCGTGGCCCCCTTTGCCCAGCGGCGCTTTGGGGCCCGGTACGTGCGGGAGGAGGTACTGCCCAAGGAAGCGGTGCCTCCGCCCAAGGAGGGAGACCATGTGGATCAGCAAGCTGGTGCTTGATCTCCGCTCCAAGGCCGCCCGCAGGGACCTGGCCAGCCCCTACGAGATGCACCGCACCCTCTCCAAGGCGGTTTCCCAGGCTCTGGCGGAGGGGCGGGAGCGGCTGCTATGGCGCCTCGAGCCCACCCGGGGCCTCGAGGACCCCGTGGTCCTGGTGCAGACCCTCACCGAGCCGGACTGGGGCGTTCTGGAGGCCGGATACGCCCGGGTCTATCCCCCCAAGCCCTTCCACCCTGTCCTGCACCCCGGGCAGGTCCTCCGCTTCCGCCTGAAGGCCAACCCCAGCAAGCGGGCGCGGGAAACCGGGGAACGGGTGGCCCTCAAGACCCAAGCAGAAAAGTTCTTCTGGCTAGAGCGAAAGCTGCGGGAGGGAGGTTTCCGCCTTGTGGAGGAGGATGGGCGCCCGCTAGCGGACATACACCAGGACACCTTTCTGGAGGTACGCCACAAGGACGGCCACCTGCTCCAGGTCCAAGCGGTGCTCTTTGAGGGGGTCCTGGAGGTGGTGGACCCCGAGATGGCCCTGAAAACCCTGGAGCGGGGTATTGGTCCGGGGAAGGTGCTTGGCCTCGGCCTCCTCTCCCTGCGTCCATAGGCCATGCCCCCCGTTCCCCCAGCCCGCAACCTGAAGGAGCTCCCCAAGTTCCGGGACGGCCTCTCCTACCTCTACGTGGAGCACGCCTTCATCGAGCAGGAGGCCCAGGGCATCGGCATCTACGACCGGGAGGGCCTCACCCTGGTGCCGGTGGCCGCCTTGGGGGTGCTTTTCCTGGGTCCCGGCACCCGCATCACCCACGCCGCCATCCGGGCCCTGGCGGGCAACGGGTGCACGGTGTGCTGGGTGGGGGAGGGGTACGCCCGCTTCTACGCCCAAGGTCTGGGCGACACCCGGAGCGCCCTTCGCCTCCAACGCCAGGCCCGAGCATGGGCCGACCCCGGGCTCCACCTGGAGGTGGTCTACCGACTCTACGAGAAGCGCTTCCAGGAGCCCCTGCCCCGGGACTTCAGCCTGGAGCAGGTGCGGGGCCTCGAGGGGGTGCGGGTGCGGGCCGCCTATGCCCGCTGGAGCAGGGAAACGGGGGTGCCGTGGAAGGGCCGGAGCTACGACCGCCGGGACTGGGCAGCCTCCGACCCGGTGAACCGGGCGCTTTCCGCGGGGGCCGCCTACCTCTACGGCCTGGCCCATGCGGCCATCGTCAGCGCGGGCTTTAGCCCCGCCCTGGGCTTCATCCACACGGGAAAGCTCCTTTCCTTCGTCTACGATGTGGCCGACCTCTACAAGACCGAGGTCCTGGTGCCCGCCGCCTT is from Thermus thermamylovorans and encodes:
- the casA gene encoding type I-E CRISPR-associated protein Cse1/CasA, whose product is MAKFSLLEQPWIPVLQESRVREVGLAEALLEAHTIARIETPSPLEEVALHRLLLAVLYRALPLVRGGCDALELLEQGGFDRNALQIYLCRFCDRFYLFHDTAPFLQIPDLPDKDPLPWAKLLPELASGNNPTLFDHTTEENVPLASYAQAARALLVHQAYAPGGLLKRLGVTSAKDAPLARPAAFLAVGENLFQTLVLNLVPQKDPGVPVWELPPLRTQDVQGHATRWPLQGAARVYAWPSRGVLLLDEGCGVRKVAYGPGVEPLEVGFRDPMVAYRLGDKGQVLPLRLSVEKSFWRDFSAMLPAAGGSFPATLAHAVRVAEEMGLRLELRVLGQVSDQAKVLDVRREVYPLPQGFLSPEAEELLQKALELAERVGNALYGVAREVAKGVLGDKDQEELRRFQDSLPLLPLYWAALDGRFPRFLEGLAQPDAMDRWRGEVRQAALRAWEETRAFVGTEGRHLKGLAVGERAMGLALTHAQAREGRP
- the casB gene encoding type I-E CRISPR-associated protein Cse2/CasB; protein product: MSKAFVDWLEKLKESQSWTAARATLRRSLAFAPGAYPPAFPYVEAFVREEGWQREAHYLVAALYALKDGAHQEGRTLARALKEAERARDSKSVERRFLALLDADRDQIAFRLRQAVGLVEGGLDFAQLLEDLLRWFDPRRRVQARWAREYYGVREEQTQEGIEEVKA
- the cas7e gene encoding type I-E CRISPR-associated protein Cas7/Cse4/CasC → MKLLEVHVIQTVAPSNLNRDDTGSPKDALFGGFRRARISSQAQKRAVRVAFKEWSLLSQAEVAVRTKRLLEALLERLRDVPEDKAKLAAENALNALGFGVKGGRTEYLLFLGAGELDRLAGLIRNNLETLTAQEAKGKKKAEVDGELKKALEKVLDGGKAVDLALFGRMLADRPEFGVDAACQVAHALSTHKVDREFDFYTAVDDLNPKEETGAGMMGDVEFYSATMYRYAVVNLDKLLENLQGDQELARKGALAFLEAFALTLPSGKQNSFAAHNPPLFLAFRAGVGMPRNLATAFERPIWPKEGKALSDLSVEALAREWAKFDRAYGPLSPEWKGALNLTEGEAEGLPPAQSLPELRGKVEEALRALLEG
- the cas1e gene encoding type I-E CRISPR-associated endonuclease Cas1e; this translates as MPPVPPARNLKELPKFRDGLSYLYVEHAFIEQEAQGIGIYDREGLTLVPVAALGVLFLGPGTRITHAAIRALAGNGCTVCWVGEGYARFYAQGLGDTRSALRLQRQARAWADPGLHLEVVYRLYEKRFQEPLPRDFSLEQVRGLEGVRVRAAYARWSRETGVPWKGRSYDRRDWAASDPVNRALSAGAAYLYGLAHAAIVSAGFSPALGFIHTGKLLSFVYDVADLYKTEVLVPAAFLAAAEGDLEVERRVRHRLREQIQEARLLERMVEDLLDLFQGLGLPEEAKEEEEDPTRPGGLWDPEGEVEGGVAYGGDGPGEGAEELEG
- the cas6e gene encoding type I-E CRISPR-associated protein Cas6/Cse3/CasE, coding for MWISKLVLDLRSKAARRDLASPYEMHRTLSKAVSQALAEGRERLLWRLEPTRGLEDPVVLVQTLTEPDWGVLEAGYARVYPPKPFHPVLHPGQVLRFRLKANPSKRARETGERVALKTQAEKFFWLERKLREGGFRLVEEDGRPLADIHQDTFLEVRHKDGHLLQVQAVLFEGVLEVVDPEMALKTLERGIGPGKVLGLGLLSLRP
- the cas5e gene encoding type I-E CRISPR-associated protein Cas5/CasD, whose translation is MATLLLRLQGPMQSWGTRSRFDHRDTWPYPTKSGVLGLLAAALGRDREEDISDLAALRMGVRVDRRGVLRVDYQTAQEVLRADLKGRGNVQSWRYYLADAAFLVGLEGPFSLLQEAHRALENPRYVLYLGRKGYVPSPPPYLEDGLREEPLEEALKAYPFLGKGKEGKDPRPEEGFLLVLEAEEGRLVYDQPVAPFAQRRFGARYVREEVLPKEAVPPPKEGDHVDQQAGA